ttattaaaatgagttcacaaaataaacaagaaaaaatttattaacagttaataaaataaccaaaaaccaACTGTAAGATTATaagaaaataatcaaatattgttttacgttttataaaagaatattttttttaaaataaaacttagttcatatttgaaaaaaataatcgaaatgatttttcaaataggaacttttatttgtaacttttgttataatgagaaaaaaaaaactgtatgatTTTTAACGcgttaataaactttatttacaatgGGATACTTGAAAAGACATTAGTGATGCAATATAACTTctaacaatacaaaaaatatatttgcccAGTTGAGTTACTTAGAAATGCGTTACGCGTTTTCGTTACGCAGCGAAATCtcgtaacaaggcctgatatatatatatatatatatatatatatatatatatatatatatatatatatatatatatatatatatatatatatatatatatatatatatatatatatatatatatatatatatatatatatatacatatatatatatgtatagatatatatatacatatatatatacatttatatacatatatatatatatatatacatatatatacatatatatacatatatatatatatatatatacatatatatacatatatatataatatataatatatacatatatagataatatatattatatatttatatatatatattatatatatatatatatatatatataattatttacaattttttctttcttttattatcaaaaaatatgaactgctatataattagtatattaaaaaaaatatgtttattttagctagttaaaaataattgaatgcCGTAACTAGTTTAAAACCACAATTTGCTTACTAAAGAAACgatagtttaaaaagtaaatgaattttaaaactcTTGCAAAACTCAATACGAACATAACGgaatgtttacaaaatttaattaatttatcacgTTTTTGCTATATTGGAATATTTAACGTCATTATTTTGCAACATATCGcgcatttttattgaaattatctTATTgctacaaaacaaaaaaagtcatcGAGTTTTGggtattttaaacttattggGAATTTCGTGATATACACAGTgctattttactattttacattacctgatattttattttattgattccTTAGATTCATTCATATGAGTGCAAAAGCagaatatatgcaaaaatatagaaatgttgTTAAAGGTGAAAATAGTTGCTTTGAATGTGAACTTCCTGGGatatcaaactctttaaataatGCAGAAAATTTGAGTGATTTATCTTCTATTTCAGATAATAACACTgactatttatttaataatgatttttatggACTTGATAATGACATAGTACCACCATATTGTAGTTCTGAtgatgaaaattattttgatattgatgATATTGACATTGACATAATTCCGCCCAATAACAGCTCAGACGATGAACATTATTGTGATATAGATGTTGTTAGCAATAGATCTTTTCAATACGATCTAACTCAATGGGTTGTGAATGCAAAACATACACGTTTATCTTGTAATGGATTACTAGCCTTGTTGAGACAACATGGATGTGATCTGCCTAAAGATAGTCAAACTCTCTTGCAAACACCTCAAGCTATACAAGTTCAGGAAAAATGTGGcagaaaatacatttattttggtcttACCAAATGTTTACAGAATGAAATAAATCAAGGCACTTGTAGCGATGTACTCAATCTGCAAATAAATGTTGATGGTATaccattatttaaattgtctaaaagGCAGTTATGGCTGATTCTCTCTGCTGTTAATCATAGTTCACCTACAATTGTTGCCTTATATCACAATTCCGGCAGTTCTTATTATAGACAGGACCTGTTGTCTTAAAAAGGAATTTTGAATCCTGAGCTTTACAAACATTTTCTAACACTTTCTGTTGGTGTCTCTATTCTACTCACACCATCAAAGGACAGAAGAAATAACATGTTGAACTATACAAAGGATTTGCTTAGACATTTTGTTGAGAATTCTCAACGATTATATGgtaattattttgttgtatacaATATTCATCATTTGCTGCATATAGGAGATGATGTAGAATTTTTTGATTCACCACTTGATGATATCAGTGCTTTACCTTTTGAAAATTATCTGCAAACATTAAAGAGATACGTGAGAGGTTTTTCAAATCCTGCTGTACAAGTAGCAAAAAGAATTCAAGAAAACACCCATAAATACTCTGACATGACAAATGCAACAAAACCTGTCTTTAAATTGTCAACAACGTATAGAGATTCGTTTGCACAActgaaaaataaacaatttgtgAAAGTATATGAGGTTAAAAAAGATTCATGTATGTGTTATATATTCAGTTTTGCTAACTTGCACCCATTCTTTATTGAGCCATGCTCCTCTGAccttttagaaatttattttgtgaACAATCATTATAAGcattctaaatcaaaaaatgtgaAGTTTACAGAAATTGAGAGAAAGATTCTGAAGCTTCCCTGTAATGGCGGTTTTGTGTTGGTGCCTCTTCTTCATTCAAAAGagtgttaaattattttactaataattttattatggtTAACTTAGCAAGGCACCAAAAAATCATTCAACGAACAATCAGGAATCATTTTAGTCTtgagataaattaaatttgataataagtattcaaaaacattttttttatatttatctcactctaatatagtttatatgttttatgcttaaaatgttatatataatttatatataacatttttatatatattatttataaatctgaaatagtttataatatgttttatgctaaatgttttttaattaaagatatttcatatttaattgaagatatttcattttataatgAAGATATTTCATAGTATATTAGGTTAGCAATTTGACTGAATTTGTAaagctatatatttttaaaccttcaTATTTAGATGAAGAGTTAAagtgtctttttttattattattttcatttggtgcaagttattgtaaatttatttcaattatattatattatattatgagTATATTTTCctctgttttaactttttaacatttttttaaaatgttgttttgtttagacatcatttacttttattgtaaatcTTATTACATTTAAGATATTAATctgttcatttaatttatttgaagtgtaataaatataatagaaatataagtttaataattataatagaaatataatagaagtatttttaattaaatttaaattaaatttaaattaaagtgtaataaatataatagaaatCATAATATTCTCCTCTGCTGATAGCTTCTCTTGATGTCTTGTTTAACTGGAGCAAGTGTTGataataataagtaaacaactatatatatatatatatatatatatatatatatatatgtattagtaaaatattatatatgtattagtaaACGactaaactttttcaaaacacttttaaacaCATAACAAGTTTATGTTATGTGTTAATACCTACAATAAAAAGAGTATTAACATTTTAGCAAGATGTCATATCACCGGGCTGTTTGGTTGGAAGAAAATCGTGAAGAAGAAGGAGTCTTGCCTTCCGCATGGGTGAGAGGACAATTAGTTATGTGGCCACCATCCAAAATgaatgcttttaaattaatgaatgaTGGAGTTGAAAATGGCGGCTTttcaaactattaaaaaatcaaagttacgTCAGGTTTCGTATTTTTTGACAACAgcttcatatttttttgaatttttatattttataaattacatttgcaaaatgttaaataatttatgcattacttattaaaagaatttatttgtcattatcTGCTTTGGATAAATTaagaagttttatttcttttacagaTTGCTATGAGGATTGTAATACTTATGATTTAACAACAGAAACTGAAGAAGCTGTTGAAAATCATCATATAACAAAAAAGCGCAAACGTGCTGactaattatagtaataatagtagtaTGTGTAtgtggtttttaataaaacagttatttataataattttttacgcttactgtatttgtattttatttttaaaatagtcaaGCTTTCTGCATTTTCACAGCCACCTGCTAAATCAAGCAAAATGTTGCCATCAAGTAAGATTGTGGATTTGGTACCACAAGGTTATAAAATTGATCATACAAGTAAATTGTCTTACTTTATATAACGACTTTATGTAATGATTATATCTCAAACaatatatctattttatatacattgtaGCTGAACCATCACCACTTTCACAGTCATCTGTTCTTTCAAGCAGTTTTTTCAAGATACCCTTATTCAAATCAAACATGGCTACTATACCAAAAGACAATAAAATGGATCCATCAAATAAGAtgtctaaatttatatcttaacTATAGACCTCCTTCAGTTTTAGATTGacctattaatttttatgacttATAAACATATTCAGTGTCGCTATTTTTTTaggataaacttttttaaatcaaatttacaaagatttaattaattttcattgaaaataaCTTGGCATACATAATGTAActatatagttatttacattACAGCCTAACCAATCAGCACTTTCAAAGTCTCCTTTTCTGTTAGCTCGGAGATTGAATTCTAAAATACCAATATTCAGACATAGGGCTGCCATATCAAAAGACAATTTAATAGATCAATCAAGTAATACTTAAGTTACGTGTTTGCATATATATTGAGATTTGATATATAAATTCTAATTATTaggttaatttatttttaacaagtgttataaaaatatttaaaaaaatcagtttggatataaaaaaaatcaatttgctAAACCAATACAgcaattttcttaatttataacaGAGGCAAGGACTTTTCTAGGTGGTTTTCCATTTTGAATTCAGTTAAACAACTTGagtttttatactattattacaCTCGACTTTCATTATCTCAGAGAATTGACCAGGGAAATAGTTTGAGATATCGAGATGATTTTTGCTATGTGTAATACTTGGGAGATATTGGAGATATTGAGAGTCAgctgtattattaatattatttgtatatagtatattgttgtatagtatagtatatatGGTCTGATTTACATATGTACTGCAAAAATCTAAtgagatttttaaataagtttcaatATAAAATGCCTAATTTAATGATATATTCATTTACATTATAGTCAAACTATCGGTATTGCCACCTTTTCAATTGAATAGAAAGTTTCATTCAAACAAGGTACTGAGTGTGCCAACTGCTCCTCAAGACAATGAAATGGATAATGGGATTAAGTCAaaccttatttatttataaattatttattaatatattttcaatttgattACTTTATTTTAGGGTGGACACTGCAGTTGTCCTGCAGTTAAGCAAATTATCTGTTATCAAcctataaatgttaaatatggaaagttgcaagttttttaataaggtttttttttatataaataatgttatatattttacagattttttagaGAAAGGTTCTTTATCAGTTATCAAATATGGCCAAcgaaattaaagttttaagaatagcaGTGGAAATGATGGCCATTCCAAGTTTCTGATTAGCAAGaaataaaaccaataaaaccaaaacatattttctgacatcaaaacaaacattttatagaCGTGCCAGCAACAGCCTGTTGCTGAAGACTATCTAGAAGTTATTGCTGGAGCTATTGGGACCTTGGATGGGTACAGAAATTTAGAGGAGCAATGTGGAGTTCTTGCTAATCGAACaattttagtaagtgtatagctaattgtttttattctcCCTCTCAGAAAAGACTCCCAGAAAAGTTTTAAACGTCtataaaatctttgttttgatgtcagaaaatatgttttagttttattgggGTGGCAggacttttattttattgttgtttggaatcccatatctaaaaaaaagtagcatttataaataatttcattgtAGCTACGCCTTCTTTCACGAATTGGGGGCTCATCCATTAAAGATACCTCAAAGAATACATTGAAAagactttttacaaattttgtcaTCTCTCATTTGAGTATAGATGGAAAAGGTTCTCTGAAAAAGCTTCCGTTTAGAGACACTGCTCTGTGTCAACTTGATGTtggtaaaatattaatttattattattattttattaaaattaaattcacaaTATGGTTGTAATTTAAATCTACTCTGTGTACACTGTACTAATGTAAACAAATTTCGATCTATAAAACTATGGATTtagaaaattgaataaatgatttatatgaaTGGAATGAAGAtgttcattaatttatttttattatttttagattgtgTATTGAAACGGGATTGTACGAGTACGGTATCCGAAATACATTCGTGCATTGCTTCTCATCTTAGAATGGCTCCTTCCGTATTGGTGGAACTAGGAAAGGTTATGACCATTTTACAAATTCTCAAAACGGAGAGGCTGGATTGATCAATTCAAGCAAAGATGACGCTGATTGTCATGTCAATTCGTACAGCATTcaaaacaaaagatttatatatatatatatatatgtatatatatatatatatgtatatatatatatatatatatctttatatatatatatatatatacatatatatatatatacatatatatatatatatatttatatatatatatatatctttatatatatatatttatatatatatatctttatatatatatatatatctttatatatatatatatatatatatatatatatatatatatttatatatatatctttatttatatatatctttatatatatatacctttatttatatatatcttttgtcatgtttaaaaatttttttccatgaccataaatttttttttttttttgtattaagtttAAACATTAGTAACTTATTATTGGCAATATTATAcctaaattattaataaattatttttgaattttttcatcTTCAAAACTATGTCCGGTACGTCTGCcaacaatttttacattattaaagaTTCTTAATTCTCtaagtaatttaataactacaaaAAGCTATCGCGGTTGAATTGCgtaagttgttttgtttttaggtttcctgcggttaaaataatttttgattcattattataattactttgaGATAAAATAACTTTGGAAATTGCGAAGTTGCTAAAGATTATTTTGTCTTTGCTAgaacaactttgttttttataggaaaaaaaaagatcaaattatatttaacaataatgatttataataacaataatgatttataattttttattagttaatttatttttctaactttaaatCAAAgcctttataaaaatttggaactctaaactttttttttaagaaaaaataatttatgcccAAAAcctacttttaatttttatttttagataaataccaaaaatatttaaataaatggaaattttaaatttaaaacagcaTTCAAACAACATATGGCAATCAAACTTAACCAATAAACTCTagttagataatttaaaaaaatggtaacaagctatggttttcaaaaaaggataaaaaataattaaataactctTGGAAAATCTGACTTTGCATTTTAAATAGGGttagacaactttttttgtatcGTCTCCATGGCAATGAAATTATAAagattaattttaacaatagaaaGGAAATCAATTGCAgcttttatttttgcaattcatagcaatttaaattatacaCAAATCTTTACAACTCATGGTATATAAACTCTCCGTTATGATAAACGTTAAACACAAATCTTTACAACTAATGATATATAAACTCTCCGTTATAGTATAAACTCtcctttatattataaactctCCGTTATAGTATAAACTCTCCGTTATAGTAAATGTTAAACGCAAATATCACTTTTAgctttattaagtaaaaaatcctgaaaaatataatttttaacatttttttttctcgcattatttaatatttactttatacttatatcattaatttatctgaaaatattatttaatatttataattaaatttacattatttaaaaaaatttatattatttaaaaaaatattcagtttcttttaattttaaaaaagttttaaaagtttgcaAAAGTATTAATGCTTTTAAAGTTTCCTAACTGAAGTTTATGATAAATCTTCCGTTAACCTAAAcgaaaagaagaaaatataatctctaatgaacaaaattttattgatggaTGTGTGTCACTTACCCCCACACAAACACTTCCCTTCGCGCTCGccttaattaaagtaatatgaATATAGTCTTTGTGTTTACGTCTTTAAGTATATACGACCCAGCCGGCATCtctacgttgtttcaacgttgaaatttagttgaagcgttgtttcaacgttgttcaactatgtttcaacgttaaaacaacgttaCGATTTAAACGTTGTTTATttaacgttgtttcaacgttaaatcaacgttgacaaaaaaaacttaattataaaaaaaaccgtCCGTTGAATTGGTGcttaaagtaaaaatagttaaagcGAAACAGTAATAGAgcaatattttagtataatgtGCAAAGCAAAAACGTTTATTTAGTATTCAAATTTCTACTTGTTCTCAATTAATGGCTTATTTAAGAAACTGGCGAAAATGCCACTCTAATGTTCTAGCTCTGGCAGAATCATCTTCTAGTAGTAAAGAAGAGAAAgccgaaaaaaataaattattttttgtcattatttaataatgacaaatcaaaatttacacaaaatattAGTTAAGTAGAAGAAGATAAAAATTCGGAAAGCGATTATGAAAGTGaagaatttataattatttgtctCAAAGTGACAATGATACTGTGTTTTTCTCagtagaaattgaaaaaaacgaTGTTTCTTTTAATCATAAACTGGCGTAATGACAGTAGATCACTGCTGTTTACGTGAATAAGTAAACGAGCTGTTAGCTATACTGATAGCAGAAGCCTTATGCTATCTGCAGAAACAGCTTTTTGTATACCAGTCTCAAGACCAAAATATCAGTATTGACCACCACACTTGCTTTCAACAGTAACTGATTTTGGAGCCTGAAGCAAAGTTCTTTTATCTTTCAGTGAGGATAAGAGAAAAGGAAACAAAGTGCTAAAATTAGATAACGTTGATAGGTTCTAGATGGCTGAAGGCAgtatgttattaattattttctagtgattttttgtttaattgtatgacgtttgtaaaaatattcaacCAAAGTTGTTTtgtgaaactattttaaattatagagTTTCAAAAGAGAGTTTTATATTTCCTTATTGATTTAAGAAATCCCTAAACACAGTGACAAAGCCTGATTATAATAGTgaatttataagttaaataagttttattttgtcaGTAGCTAAATTTGTTGAAGTGGATAAGATATTAGATGACGAAAAAAACACAATCATCAGGAGTGagttttaataagtattttattaaatagttatatcatttagtttcagaactttttttacttttatgtctACAGTTATATgtcaaaacttataaaaacttataagtgtatatattaaaacaatggcTTTTTATTTGGTAGTATAATTTCAATAGTTTAAGAACAATTAATGTTTAATGTCTATagtttcattttcattaatatgATTATAATACATTATGAGCAAGGTTAGGCAATTTTTACAACCAGATGCTATTCCTGGTGTTAACTTGTTATTCAGATCAGgactgattatttttttcttgtaatactAACAGAAGTTTACCAGACTATATGGTGCTATGAAAgatatacctttataagatatatataacttttttatttttatttacagcttcttctattgaatactaatattttgttttcagtgttaattcaacattaccaaaaaaaaatttcagttatgAAAAAACGTAGGATAGAGTTGATCTTTTAAGTAAAGTAAGAAAAGCTTAACtgatatgatatttttatttttaataaaaacaaaattactaaTGATGTGGTAttaaaaattggtattaatattatttggtctttaaaattgtttgaatgataatttattatttattgagatgttttcttttttaattttttttgctttatattttcAATCAAACTAAGTTATTGTTGTgtgatattttataataaactttatattatattttgtattaataatgaATATTATCTATTTTCATTCAATATTCCGTATTACTCTTATGtagttaattatgttttagcaacctgtgattctttcattattttcctTTGATGCCTTGagttatttaaacataatatattcagaactaTGCAGattaatagaataataaatatattcataaaaatgaatttaaaatataataaatttataaaataaagaaaatcttatctttgctaataatgtctactaatattattgtttagcaagtatcatggttataaaatgtcaAGGTTTAGCTAGTTTAACTAAGCCTGTTAGTACATGTACAATATGGCTTCTccgtttttttattagttcatataatgttttcaaaatcaaatatgtGGAATGGAGCTGTTaggaatgaagatttacaaggAAAAAAAGGTGTAATTCCATCTAATTGGATTTGCAATAAAACTGTTTATTGGCctccaggtaccaaagcattgactaCACTAAAAAGCTGAGAAGAATTGGTTTAAGTTTTCTcaaatcaaaacttaattctcttcaggtattacatctatatattccaattattattttttaaataattttgttaggAAGAATTATTTTGATGATACATAATATATTGTTCATATAACTATTcatataactatttcaattccaCAGAAAGCAAACAGGATTgtgaaaaatttgaattaacaactacaaaagaaaaatgttatgACAAGAATGTCTATTTacgaaaaagaaaacataaacaaagagAATTTCCCAAGTAGGTATTAGTTTTATGTGCTtggattttataaatttcaatttttatacctaaaaa
This portion of the Hydra vulgaris chromosome 13, alternate assembly HydraT2T_AEP genome encodes:
- the LOC136089440 gene encoding uncharacterized protein LOC136089440, whose protein sequence is MSAKAEYMQKYRNVVKGENSCFECELPGISNSLNNAENLSDLSSISDNNTDYLFNNDFYGLDNDIVPPYCSSDDENYFDIDDIDIDIIPPNNSSDDEHYCDIDVVSNRSFQYDLTQWVVNAKHTRLSCNGLLALLRQHGCDLPKDSQTLLQTPQAIQVQEKCGRKYIYFGLTKCLQNEINQGTCSDVLNLQINVDGIPLFKLSKRQLWLILSAVNHSSPTIVALYHNSGSSYYRQDLLS